The Brassica napus cultivar Da-Ae chromosome C7, Da-Ae, whole genome shotgun sequence genomic interval ATAACACCATGGTCGTTTAGGATTGTTTGATATCATGAATGCATAAGAcgtgttgtggccgagcttgcatATATCATGCGGCCACGTGATCCCATTGTAAAACCTAATGACTTGTATGATAATGTGGATCAGATGTcaaaaatagcaaacagagactatgcagcccttaatctctcaggagacaattacttgcagtgggcgctagacacaaggattagtctaaagtccaagggactcggtgaaaCCATCACTGAGGGTaatgatgagaatgaaaagaatagATACAGGGCCATATGTTATATGCACCATCATCTCATCGAAGGTCTTAAGGATCAGTACATGACAATTGAGAGTCCACTCGATCTTTGGAATGCTTTAAAGcacagatatgatcaccaaaagatggtgttgcttccaaaggcaagACACGACTGGATGCATCTCAGGTTCATGGATTTTAATTCCGTGGACGAGTATAATTCAGCCTTATTCAAAATCGTTTCTATACTAAGGCTGTGTGGTGAAGAAGTGTCCGATGTGatgatgcttgaaaagacctaTACGACTTTCAATCAGTCGAATTCTGTGTTGCAGCAGCAGTACATGACAAAAGGTTttgccacatatactgatctgatctcatgtctTCTCCTGGCCGAGGCAACAATGAACTCCTTATGAAAAATAGTGGAGCAAGGCCGGTCGGGACAGCACCATTACCCGAAGCCCATGACgttgaaaagaaagatcccaaagaGACCTACTACACCCATGATAATAGGAGACCACACGGCAATGGCCGTGGTGGGTACAGGGGTCGTAGGCGTGACAATCATAACGGTAGAGGTAGCTACTCAACCGGCCGAAgtggaaaccacaataaccgtggtcgtggttccaattacggtCGGGGTCGAGGGAGTTATGGCCGTGGacgaggtggcatatccaaaccatcttacacgtccaaGTCCTTATGTCACAGATGTGGGATGGACAatcattgggccaagaactgcAGAACTCCAAAGCACTTGTGCgaactctatcaagagagtatcaagaacaagaacccggaggcaaaTATGATCCAAGAGAACGGTCAAGATGATAAGGGatatgatgctgacaatgaatcCGACAGGGATAGCAAAGATGACCAGATGGATTTTGAGACGTCCGACTGTCTAAAGGACTAGtttttcgaatcacattgtcttattgctttatgtgtttgatttggtgtttttacttTATGAAATGACATTCACATTAATGAAAGATTTaaagattttacaaaattttctaaagtttagaagtttttatttatagaaatgaatgatgagatgagtgtacttgtggtggatagtggcacgaGTCACACGATCCTAAGAGACAAAAGGTACTTCATGAATCTCACATTACAAAGTGCAAAGGTACAAACCATTGCGGGCGAGGccagcctgattgaaggtcacggccaggcctatgtgatgatgccaaagggcactcacctagagatcaaaaccgccttgtattccccaagctctagaagaagcttattgagtttcaaggacATAAGGTTGAACGGTTTccaccttgaaacatgggaagaaggaaacaaagaattccttaacataaccttgatcaccaaaggcaataaaAAGATCCTAGAGACCATGCCTGCAATGACTACTGGTCTTTACTATGCACGGATCAGTATGGTCGAGGCAAATGCCTCAGAGCTATTCActctatggcataaccggcttggccatcccggaacaggaatgatgcgaaaattgatgaTGAATTCATCAGGGCACACGTTCAAAGGAGTGATCCCacgaaatctcacatgtgcagcatgtgcacaagggaaactcataaccaggccatcaccagccaaggttAATAAAGAAACCTTGAATTTTCTGGAAAGGATCCAAGGGGACATAtgcggaccaatacacccaccatgtgggacgtttagatatttcatggtccttattgatgcatcgaccagatggtcgcatgtatgCCTATTGTCCACTAGGAATctagcctttgcacggctgcttgctcagatgataagactgagagcacatttTCCAGACTTTCCACtcaagactatacgtctagacaatgctggtgaattCACGTCCCAGGCGTTTAATGAATACTGTATGGCCATGGGGGTAAAAGTAGAatactccgtggcacatgtccatacacaaAACGGCTTCgccgaatcattcattaaacgtatccagctgatagcccgtccattacttatgaagtctaaacttccggtatcagcatggggacatgcagTTTTACATGCAacagaactgattcgcatcaggccatctagtgagcatagatattcgccATCCCAATTACTTaagggtcatgagccagacatgtcccacatcaaaacgtttggatgtgccgtctacgttccaattgctccaccacagagaactaagatgggaccgcagaggaggatgggaatatacgtaggatatgaatccccaagcattataaagtatcttgagccaacaaccggtgatttgtttaaggccagatacgaagactcacagtttgacGAGTCTacatatccgtccttagggggagataacagccggttgataacaaaagaattagaatggtttagaccatcaacatcttggcaagatcctcggactaaagattgtgatttagaagtccaaaagataatacatctacaagagctagctaatagattgccagatacatttgctgacccaaatagagtgacAATATCACATATCCCGGCCTGTAATGCACCTGTAAGATTAGATGTCCAAAatggacaatgtcaagtggctacagagtctaagcaacgtCTAAAACGTggcagaccaattggttccaaagacaaacagcctcggaaatccaagaaaggtgctggatccgagagcatcaaggaaaccgtccaggacatagTTGGACCGGTCGAGCCGACCATGACAGTCGAGCCAAGCGTACCGGccacacccgatgatccggtcgttcctcaaagtgaggtccgggacgctggACTTCATGGGACACCAGAACCggacaatcaagagatctctataaatcatgtaatgtctggaaaacaatggaacagaaaagatatcaacgttgatgatttatttgcatacaaagtggcacttgaaatcatggataaagatgaggatctagaacccacgtccatacaagaatgcatgctaagatcagattggatcaaatggaaacaagctataaacgtggagttagaatcattgagaaagagaggcgtttttggccctataatctTGACACccagagatgtcaaaccagtgggatacaaatgggtctttgtaaggaaaagaaatgagaaaggagaagtagtgagatacaaagcacggctcgtagcacaaggattctcacagagacctggaatagactatgaggaaacttattcccctgtggtggatgcgacTACATTGAGATACttaatcagtctggccgtgaaagAAAACATGGATttgcgcctaatggatgtagtcaCCGCATACCTATACGGACCACTGGACAATGAGATAcatatgagagttccagagggcattgagctcaaagataagaaaggttctcgagaacaacattgcattaAGCTGAACAAAGCTTTATATGGCTTAAAACAGTCAGGTCGGATGTGGTACAATCGGTTATCCGAGTACTTAACCAAAGAAGgttataagaacgatccaataagtccatgtatattcataaagaaatttGACAGCAAGGGCTTTGTTATaatgtctgtctatgtggacgacctgaacataattggaacctcaggagagatttcccaaaccgtcgagtgtctaaagaaagaattcgaaatgaaagacttaggaaaaactaagttctgtttgggattacagtttgagtataaagtcaatggcatccttgtgcatcagGAAACTTATACAGAGAAAATACTCAAGCAATTCAGTATGGACCAGGCACACCCCTTACCGtgtcctatggtcgtgaggtccttagatCTTGAAAAGGATCCATTCGGTCCAAAGAAACCCGACGAGGAACCACTCGGATCGGAAGTGCCTTACttaagtgccattggggccttaatgtacttagctagtcatactagaccggacataagctttgccgtgagtTTACTATCCAGATTTGGGTCATGTCCGACTTTAAGGCATtggaacggagtgaaacatctgttcagatatctgcaaggaacaaaagatCTTGGTTTGTTCTATATCAACCGACCAGGAGAGAACAtggtcggatatgcagatgctgggtacttatctgacccacaccaggctagatctcaaACAGGATATGTGTTTACACATAGTGGACCCGCAATATGCTGGCGTTCAACAAAGCAATCTCTAGTTGCTACATCATCCAATcacgccgagatcatagccatgtatgaggcAAGCCGTGAGCTTGTTTGGTTGAGGAATATGACCGGCCATGTCTTGAAAGAGAGTGGTTTGTCCGTGGGACAAGAAAAGAAGGAACCAATGATCATCTACGAGGACAATGcggcgtgcattgctcagctcaaggaaggatacatcaaaggagacaggaccaagcacatcctgcccaagttctttttcacccacgacctgcagaaggcaaaggaggtCCAAGTAGTTCAAGTCCGATCCAGcgacaactcagccgaccttttcaccaagtctctgccaacctcaacgttcaagaagctggttcatcagatagggatgcgcCGCCTGAAGGATCtgcagtgatgccttcatcagggggagtgtcatgcgttgtactctttttcctgtctacggtttccattttttcccaccttgggtttttggttttcctagagaggttttaacgaggcaacatcgtgcatgatATGAGCCCATATGGTtctagcatccaagggggagtgttatgaacaagTGTGGATTGCTAGGAACCAAGAGGCCTGTCCGTggcccatagagagagagagtatccGCGGCCCaagaagagagagagtcggccgccTCTAGCATTAGGatgtttccatttatctatccatgtttatctttaagatgttttcctttttactctaggattatgatttggatactttccttttCTATACCCCttgtatcccctatataagggaacactttgattcagaAATAAGATATACAGAACACGATTTCATCTCTTGTTTCACAACAAGAGagttatttttatgagtttttatgaattaaaatgATGACAGAAGAAAACTAAATGatgaatgaagaacagaagcaaatatgacttttttgTTGTGAACAATAGGGGAAATCGTGTgttctatatattattactcaatcaaagtgttcccttatataggggttTCAAGGAATAGAGAAaaggaaattatccaaaacctaatacatcatgaaataggaaaagatctaaaacagatAAATGGAAACCTCCTAAGACTAAAgtcggccgactctctctcctatTAGGCCACGGTTTGGCCTTTGGTTATTAGCAATCCAcattgttcataacactcccccttggatgctataaccatatgggctcgtatcatgcacgatgttgcctcgttaaaacctctctaggaaaaccaaaaacccaaggtgggaaaaatggaaaccgtagacaggaaaaagagtacaacgcatgacactccccctgatgaagccatcactgaagatccttcagccggcgcattcctatctgatgaaccagcttcctgaacgttgaggttggcagagacttggtgaaaaggTCGGCTGATTTGTCGCTGGATCGGACTTGAACTACTTGaacctcctttgccttctgcaagtcgtgggtgaaaaagaacttgggcaggatgtgctttgtcctgtctcctttgatgtatccttccttgagctgagcaatgcacgctgcATTGTCCTCGTAGATGATCATTGGCTCCTCCTTCTCTTGTCCCACGGCCAGACCACTCTCTCTTAAGACATGGctggtcatgttcctcaactaGACAAGCTCACGGTTTgcctcatacatggctatgatctcggcgtgATTAGATGATGTAGCAACTAAGGATTGCTTTGTTGAACGCCAGCATATTGCGGCTCCACTATGTGTAAACACATATCCTGTttgagatctagcctggtgtgggtcagataagtacccagcatctgcatatccgaccaTGCTCTCTCCTGGCCGGTTGGTGTAGAACAAACCAAGatcttttgttccttgcagatacctgaacagatgtttcactccgttccaATGCCTTAAGGTCGGACATGAACCAAATCTAGAtagtaagctcacggcaaagcttatatccggtctagtatgactagctaagtacattaaggccccaatggcacttaaGTAAGGCACCTCCGATCCGAGTGCTTCCTCGTCCAGTTTCTTAGGTCCGAATGGatccttctcaaggtctaaggacctcacgaccataggacaCGGCAAGGGGTGtgcctggtccatattaaattgcttgagtatcttttctgtataagtttcttgatgcacaaggatgccatttgctttatactcaaactgtaatcccaaacagaacttagttttccctaagtctttcatctcgaattctttctttagacattcaacggtttgggaaatctctccagaggttcctattatattcaggtcgtccacataaacAGACATTATAACATAGCCCTTGCtgtcgaatttctttatgaatatacatggacttattggatcattcttataaccctctttgg includes:
- the LOC106363819 gene encoding uncharacterized protein LOC106363819 — encoded protein: MHHHLIEGLKDQYMTIESPLDLWNALKHRYDHQKMVLLPKARHDWMHLRFMDFNSVDEYNSALFKIVSILRLCGEEVSDVMMLEKTYTTFNQSNSVLQQQYMTKGNNELLMKNSGARPVGTAPLPEAHDVEKKDPKETYYTHDNRRPHGNGRGGYRGRRRDNHNGRGSYSTGRSGNHNNRGRGSNYGRGRGSYGRGRGGISKPSYTSKSLCHRCGMDNHWAKNCRTPKHLCELYQESIKNKNPEANMIQENGQDDKGYDADNESDRDSKDDQMDFETSDCLKD